The sequence below is a genomic window from Ignavibacteriota bacterium.
TTGTATGGTATTTTCAAAAATAGAGATGATCATGCAGAAATACCATATCATTTAGATTCTGCAAGATTGGGATATAAATACCCTGTTATTCTGCATGAATCTTATCCAAACGATACAAATGGATTATATATCGCAAGCACCAATATAAAGATAAAAACTGATGCCGGTACTTTCAATTGTATAAAATATGTTCCATCAAATTATAAAAATGTTGAGCATTATGGTACTTATATGTGCCCGGGCATTGGTTTTATTAGAGCTGTAGGGATAACACATATCCAGCAAACAGAAAGTGGTCCCGATACTACTTGGACAGTACAGGAACTTGTCAGTTATACCATTCATTAATAAAATCATGGGAATTGAATTATGAACAAAATTATTTTTCTAATTATTCTTTTAGCACTTAATTTTATTATAATTTCGTGTGATGACGACCCTGTAAAAGCTGATTTAAAAACACAGGCAGGCAAAATAACAGTTCTGGATAAAATATCAGGGAAACCACTTGATGGTTATAGAGTTGATATATTTCAGACTACCGGAACTAATGATGATTATAAAACCCAAAAGAAATTTTCTATTTCCCCAAATCCGTTTAGTTCATATTTAAGTTTTTTTGCTTATTTTGATAACCCATCAAATATTGATTTTTCAATAATTAACTTGTTAACAAAGAAATCTTTTCATATTTATACGGGCGATATTAAGAAAGGAACTTTTGGATTTGTAATAAATTTAGCGGATTCATTACATATTGAAATCGGAATGTATAAAGCAATTCTGAAAATTAACGGTGTTAATACCGATTCTACTAATTTCATTTATTATTCAAAAAACAACCCCCTGTTAACTAAGGACAGAAAATTATATTACTTGAATTCGTTTATATCTGACAGTTCAGGGAAAATTACCATGCCGGATTATTTACCTAATCTTATAAATGAAGATTTTACAATAACGGCTGAAAACGGTCAGCTTTTAAGTACATTTAAACTCACAAATCATTTTAAGATTTTTGTATATGACAGAGATTTCAATATAGTTTTTGAGACATATACAACATTTGAAATACTCAGGGATGTTGGCTTGATATTAAAAGTGTAAATTCAATATTTACAGAATGATTAAAAATATTTGATGATTGAATTATAATACATTCCTCATTTAACGTAACCACAGTTACAGTTACCGAAGTTACGTTAAAATTAAGTTTGAATTTACTGTTTAGTCTTAAATTTTTGTATAATTGAATAATTATACCATTTTGATTCATTTAGCTTTTGAGAACTATCAAGAGCATGATAAATTAACAATGTGAATATAACCCCCACCATCGAGCCAAAATATACATCAATAAAAAAATGCTGGACTAAATAAATCCTTGAAATACCAACTAATACAGCCATTATCAAAAAGATAATTCCTAATTGTTTGTTTTTAGTAATAATAGCCAAAAAAAGAAAGATTGCGAAACCTGAAGTAGTGTGTCCTGATGGAAATGCATTGTAAGCCATGAGTTTAATATCCGGAACATAAGTAATAAGATCTGTTCCTTCAAAAAATATCTTAGGTCTTGGAATATTAAAAATATTCTTAAATATTTGTGTTACTAAACCGGTCCCAAGGTATATCACCACTCCCTGTACAAGATATTTAATTTTTAAAAGTGCCAGTATTACCAAAAACAGACCAAAGTACAAGCCTTCACCAATGTCGGAAAAAAGGATAAAAAAATAATCCCAACTGCTGCCCCTGTAAGGATTGAAGAATATAACTGCATCACCCTTATCAATTAAAGACAACAAAATTACACCCAAC
It includes:
- a CDS encoding phosphatase PAP2 family protein encodes the protein MNYPNEKANHHKPKFSDLIYDNSFFLISYSVFLLLGVILLSLIDKGDAVIFFNPYRGSSWDYFFILFSDIGEGLYFGLFLVILALLKIKYLVQGVVIYLGTGLVTQIFKNIFNIPRPKIFFEGTDLITYVPDIKLMAYNAFPSGHTTSGFAIFLFLAIITKNKQLGIIFLIMAVLVGISRIYLVQHFFIDVYFGSMVGVIFTLLIYHALDSSQKLNESKWYNYSIIQKFKTKQ